From Spirochaetota bacterium:
TCTCAGACATATCGTCGACACGGTATTTGAGATAGACCACGGCGCGATGCGGCGCTATGACGGTGACTATACGTACTATCTTGAGAAGAAGGCGGAGATGGCCGGCAGCGCACACGAAGCGGGCGACATCACTCCCCGAAGATACTGAGTACAGAGCTCGAGCGAGGACCGATCACTTGATCGCTGAATGAAACAGGTACCCCGCGGCGGTCCCGTGATAGATGACGATGTCCGCTGTCCCGGTATATCCTTCCACGACAGGCAGCGAATTCGAGACGATCGTGAGGTTCACCGTATACGATATCTCGCCATTCGTATCGATCACCGATGAGATGTCCTCGACCAACGCCGGTATCTTTCCATGTGTCTGGTATGAGAAATTATCGAGACGAATGAACGCCCGAGAGCCGATGGCGATGTCCGGCCGCGAACTCTGGGTGATGCGCGCTCTGAAGATGTATCGTGCATTGTCGGCGAAGAGCATGACAACGCTGTTCGCCTCGACACTGTCGAAGGGCCGCACGTAGGTGCCGATCACCTTCCCGGCGAACGGCGCGGTGAACGTCTTTTGCGTTATCGTCCCTTCGAG
This genomic window contains:
- a CDS encoding HlyD family efflux transporter periplasmic adaptor subunit, yielding MKLIRIATVFLSVLGGLMLVLLIAALTVRIDFSTAASGRMEQRQMIKVRFPVAGTVSFIATNRVMNAGDTVIALDSEHEKKRLEHSIRAKALIESEIRKEATPYGTPQRLYTLRRDFESTMQDILALEGTITQKTFTAPFAGKVIGTYVRPFDSVEANSVVMLFADNARYIFRARITQSSRPDIAIGSRAFIRLDNFSYQTHGKIPALVEDISSVIDTNGEISYTVNLTIVSNSLPVVEGYTGTADIVIYHGTAAGYLFHSAIK